The sequence below is a genomic window from Acanthopagrus latus isolate v.2019 chromosome 12, fAcaLat1.1, whole genome shotgun sequence.
TCTTAACTGACTGACACACCCTTCAGAGACACACATATTTAACACTGCCGGCTGGGATGCAGATACTGCAGCCTGAGCTGGAGATGGGGGTCATCTGACAGAAATCACACCTCAAGTGcttacaaatgaaaacaagaacagCGGGGGGCAAATGCATGAGGAATACACGTGAGGGACTTGAGGACAGAGTTGAAAGCTCAGTGGAAACACAAGAGCACGTGGTCCTTACAAAATACATTCCACTTTTCCCAAAACATCATTCTGTTCATGCTTGGTCCCTTGTGTTAAGTAGTTCAGTTTTGCTGCCTTGCAACTGAAAGCGAGGCTGGAGTTTGAGGTGGCCGGACCCCAGAAGCCCCACCGGGGTCTTCAGTAGTCCAGAACAAAGGTGACACCCTGAAGCTGACGGATGAGAGCAAGCACGCTGCGTTGTAAAGTTCTGATTTACCTGCATTGCTCTGCATTGTTCACCTCTTCCCTAGCATGCGTCTGGGCCCTCGGCTGTCGTCACACCTTTGTGGCCAGAGACTGAGCCTCTGTCTTCTGAGAGGACAGGGAGCTGGCCGGGCTCGCATGCAAGGATTTCTTCAGGTTGAGCAGGCAAAGACACTGGGATCTGAAGCGCAAGTCGAAGAAGGCGTAGAGGAAGGGGTTGAGGCAGCTGTTGACGTAGGCCAGGCAGGTTGCATACGGGTGAACCAGCAGGAGGGGACGCAGGAAGGCACAGGTGTCAGGGAACAGATCCAGGTAGGAGAGGGCGTCAGCACTCTTCACCAAGTGGAAGGGCATCCAGCAGGCGGCAAACACCACGACCAGCGTGGTGATGAtcttcagcagcctcctctTACGCTGGTCCTCCTTGCGCAGGGTGTTGAAGTGGCGGGTGACGGTGCAGCCGATGAAGCAGTAGCACACCATCATTGCcaggaagggaagaagaaagcCCAGCGCTGAGGAGGAGATGCTGAGACCTGCGATCCACAGGTACTCCTGCTTCTTTTTGGTCACCACCAGGCTGAAGTCCATGGCGCAGGACGTGTGGTTGGTGGTTGGATCATATACGGTGGTGCGGAAGATCAGAGTCGGGGCGGCCAGGAGACCAGACAGCAGCCAGATGGCTGTCAGGGAGGCCTGCGTGTGCCCACGGGTACGCAGCTGGGTGCTTGACAAGGAGTGGACGATGGCCAGGTAGCGGTCAAAGCTCATGCAGGTGAGGCAGAAGACGCTGGCATACATGTTAAGCAGGACCACGTAGCTGCTGATCTTACACAGGGCCACTCCGAACGGCCAGTGGTAGCGCATGGCTGTGTAGACGGCCCACAGAGGCAGAGTGACCACGAAGGTGAGGTCAGCCAGGGCCAGGTTGCCGATGTAGACGTCGGTGGCTCGCCTCTTCCCCTGGGCCCTCCACACGGTGAAAATGACCACCCCATTTCCAGAGAGGCCGAGGATGAAAATCAGCATGTACAGCACGGGGATGACGGAGTACGACGCCGACCACTCAGTATAGTCACACATGGAGGAGTTTTCTGTCTCCTCGTAGTCGTAGTAGTCATAAGGACCCTCGGTTGGCTCCAGCTCcattctctctcttcacttcttgtccttttttctttaaggaaaagaaaagtctaGGTTTGGTGCAGATAGATCCACAGTGGTTGACAGcactctgctgtctgttgcTACATGTGCCCACCCTTATATACCCCCCGTCAGACTTGTACCCTCCCAGGAcaacccctcctcccctcccactgCCGTCCTCCCCACTGCTCTGAGGAACATGCTCCCTCTCTGTGTACACgcccacctctctctccattcatttcatttgtgcCTCTGTGGAGTCATTTTAAtactttttcttcactttttgaGCACAAAACATAGGCCACAGGAATTGATGATACCTATGggcaaaattaaataattagtcataatcaactttttttttgttcttcccacagacaacacttttttttttaaaatcaacttgAGTGAAGAAAATTGAAATAGACATGTTTGGACTGGAGCCCATGAGTCAAGTCTGGGCATGACAAGTTTCACTAAGGACCCCATTTTAATATCAATCGAGAGTACTTCTGGCACCGGAGCACTCTACTGAAATGCTAATAGGCTGCACTAtttacatttctctgtctgctttcatgCCTGTACATGCTCCAACAGGCAGAACCACAAactaaagacaaaataaagattattttagCTTTAATGAATTGTCAACAAACCAATTTCTTATGTaagttttgttttagtttagtttactAAATATAAACATTGTCATATAACATTGTGATATCACAATACGTCAATAAA
It includes:
- the LOC119029666 gene encoding apelin receptor B-like, with translation MELEPTEGPYDYYDYEETENSSMCDYTEWSASYSVIPVLYMLIFILGLSGNGVVIFTVWRAQGKRRATDVYIGNLALADLTFVVTLPLWAVYTAMRYHWPFGVALCKISSYVVLLNMYASVFCLTCMSFDRYLAIVHSLSSTQLRTRGHTQASLTAIWLLSGLLAAPTLIFRTTVYDPTTNHTSCAMDFSLVVTKKKQEYLWIAGLSISSSALGFLLPFLAMMVCYCFIGCTVTRHFNTLRKEDQRKRRLLKIITTLVVVFAACWMPFHLVKSADALSYLDLFPDTCAFLRPLLLVHPYATCLAYVNSCLNPFLYAFFDLRFRSQCLCLLNLKKSLHASPASSLSSQKTEAQSLATKV